The following proteins are co-located in the Chlorogloeopsis sp. ULAP01 genome:
- a CDS encoding ATP-dependent helicase, with amino-acid sequence MPQEPTLKESLPSDLSSLRETAILNIRNSLRPGQQQMADWYSGQLAVSAVPGAGKSTGMAAAAAIAIARQYQRSALGLSERRRQLIVVTFTRSAAANIKAKIRKNLKELSLPPSGFVVYTLHGLALNIASRHPDLSGLQLENVTLITPTQGHRFIRTAVEQWIARHPERYSRLIEGIQFDGEETERLRRQSVLRTEILPDLATTVIHEAKSSGLLPEDLLRLSEQTTDEYGILRVAAGLYEQYQNLMRSRDFIDYDDMILAALRVLENESARRIEQNQVFAVFEDEAQDSSPLQTKLLEILATDANNPNQPPNLIRVGDPNQAINSTFTPADPIYFRQFCEDCNIQNRLATMDQAGRSSKIIIDAANFVLEWVNSFYGNAKGQGELGGQGEDSRVRRFPPLSELSVDKERGHGEKLPPLTASPFRPQKIRLVDSDDPQTDANPQPVGRGLEIYTPRDINHTVELLSQRVVQLFAQDATSISAAILVRENRQGRWLAEALTPICKEHKITLYDVGERDRHSHVPEEILILLQFCDRPHSPDYLKAVLEVFVERQLIPTQDLNALASVPEDFLYPGPLSAPQPEPAQKAARLCRSLLRARLELPLYQLIPFLALTLNYDQAELATADKLAERVNQQIAGNTSMGTMLGVLSEIVSSERFEPVETEDLEARYTRRGQLTIITMHKAKGLDWDYVFLPFLHENLIPGRFWVPPQSQFLGSFTLSEVARAQIRANLHGQATLPDITQAWEQAKYLKTAEEYRLLYVAMTRAKRLLWMSAAQKAPFTWSKPENLQSSAPCPVFPALKRQFPGSVQ; translated from the coding sequence TCGTCAATATCAGCGTTCTGCTTTGGGCTTGTCTGAACGACGACGGCAATTGATAGTTGTTACCTTTACTCGCTCTGCCGCCGCTAATATTAAAGCCAAAATCCGCAAAAACCTCAAGGAATTATCTTTACCGCCCAGTGGGTTTGTTGTTTATACGTTGCACGGTTTGGCGTTGAATATTGCCAGTCGCCATCCCGATTTATCTGGCTTGCAGTTAGAAAATGTGACATTAATTACTCCTACCCAAGGTCATCGCTTCATTCGTACTGCTGTAGAACAATGGATTGCTAGGCATCCAGAGCGTTATTCTCGCTTGATTGAAGGTATACAATTTGACGGCGAAGAAACAGAAAGATTGCGTCGCCAATCAGTACTGCGAACAGAAATCTTGCCGGATTTGGCAACTACGGTAATTCATGAGGCAAAAAGTTCTGGGTTGTTGCCGGAAGATTTGCTGCGGTTAAGCGAACAAACCACAGATGAGTATGGAATTTTAAGAGTTGCGGCGGGACTGTATGAACAATATCAAAACTTGATGCGATCGCGTGACTTTATTGACTACGATGACATGATTTTAGCTGCGCTGCGGGTACTAGAAAACGAAAGCGCTCGCAGAATTGAGCAAAATCAAGTTTTCGCCGTTTTTGAAGACGAAGCCCAAGACTCCAGCCCGCTACAAACCAAGCTATTAGAAATTCTTGCTACCGATGCCAACAACCCTAATCAACCACCAAACCTAATCCGCGTCGGCGATCCCAACCAAGCGATTAACTCTACCTTCACCCCAGCCGATCCGATTTATTTCCGTCAATTCTGTGAAGACTGCAACATTCAAAACAGACTGGCAACAATGGATCAAGCCGGGCGCAGTAGCAAAATTATCATCGACGCTGCCAACTTTGTTTTGGAGTGGGTGAATAGCTTTTATGGAAACGCAAAAGGACAGGGGGAATTAGGAGGACAAGGGGAGGACAGTCGTGTGCGGAGGTTCCCTCCGTTGAGCGAACTGTCCGTTGACAAGGAGAGGGGACACGGGGAAAAACTGCCCCCTCTTACCGCCTCCCCCTTCCGTCCCCAGAAAATCCGCCTCGTTGACTCCGATGATCCTCAAACCGATGCTAATCCCCAACCAGTAGGACGAGGACTGGAAATATACACTCCGCGTGATATTAATCACACCGTCGAGTTGCTTTCCCAAAGAGTTGTTCAGTTATTTGCCCAAGACGCAACAAGTATTAGCGCGGCTATTTTAGTGCGAGAAAATCGCCAAGGCAGATGGTTGGCAGAAGCACTGACACCTATTTGCAAAGAGCATAAAATTACACTTTATGATGTAGGTGAACGCGATCGCCATTCCCACGTACCAGAAGAAATTTTGATATTACTGCAATTTTGCGATCGCCCTCATTCTCCCGACTATCTCAAAGCAGTTCTAGAAGTCTTCGTCGAACGGCAATTAATTCCCACTCAAGATCTTAACGCCCTTGCCTCTGTACCAGAAGACTTTTTGTATCCCGGCCCTTTGTCTGCGCCCCAGCCAGAACCAGCCCAAAAAGCTGCACGTTTGTGTCGAAGTTTACTTCGCGCTCGCTTGGAGTTGCCTTTGTATCAGTTAATTCCTTTCCTTGCCTTAACGCTAAATTACGACCAAGCAGAACTAGCAACAGCTGACAAACTTGCAGAAAGAGTTAACCAGCAAATAGCTGGCAATACCTCAATGGGGACAATGTTGGGTGTCTTAAGTGAAATAGTTAGTTCCGAACGCTTTGAGCCTGTAGAAACAGAAGATTTAGAAGCTCGATATACGCGTCGCGGTCAGCTTACTATTATCACCATGCACAAAGCCAAAGGGCTAGACTGGGATTACGTATTTCTCCCCTTCTTACATGAAAACTTGATACCTGGTAGATTTTGGGTTCCTCCCCAAAGCCAATTTTTGGGCAGCTTTACCTTATCAGAAGTTGCCCGCGCCCAAATTCGCGCCAACCTCCATGGACAAGCAACTTTACCAGATATAACCCAAGCTTGGGAACAAGCAAAATACCTGAAAACTGCCGAGGAATATCGGTTACTTTACGTTGCAATGACACGGGCAAAGCGTTTGTTGTGGATGTCTGCCGCCCAGAAAGCACCGTTCACTTGGAGTAAACCAGAGAATTTACAATCTTCAGCACCTTGCCCTGTTTTTCCAGCATTGAAGCGTCAGTTTCCTGGAAGTGTGCAGTAG
- a CDS encoding GrpB family protein: MSDEIDIVEYEPRWQAMFAQEAARLQQALGDDLVVEIEHIGSTAVPGLAAKPIIDIMIGVQTLADAKAVIPLMEALGYVYWRDNPCLARMFFVKGMPPYGKQRTHHVHIVEAYGEFWQRKLFRDYLRIHSDEAKRYEALKRDLAACFRTDREAYTEAKSEYIKAVMEKARRFFY, encoded by the coding sequence ATGTCTGACGAAATCGACATTGTTGAATACGAGCCGCGCTGGCAAGCTATGTTCGCACAAGAGGCAGCGCGTCTTCAGCAGGCGCTGGGTGATGATTTGGTTGTCGAAATTGAACATATCGGTAGCACAGCAGTGCCAGGACTAGCTGCAAAACCAATCATTGATATCATGATCGGAGTGCAAACTCTTGCAGATGCAAAAGCAGTCATTCCTTTAATGGAAGCACTGGGATATGTCTATTGGCGGGACAATCCTTGTCTAGCAAGGATGTTTTTTGTAAAAGGAATGCCGCCATATGGTAAACAACGTACTCATCATGTTCACATCGTTGAGGCGTATGGGGAATTTTGGCAGCGCAAGTTATTTCGTGACTATTTACGAATACATTCGGATGAGGCGAAACGCTACGAAGCTCTAAAAAGAGATTTGGCGGCGTGTTTCCGTACAGATCGTGAGGCTTATACTGAGGCTAAGAGTGAATATATAAAAGCTGTAATGGAGAAAGCACGGCGCTTTTTTTATTAA
- the rpmI gene encoding 50S ribosomal protein L35 has translation MPKLKTRKAAAKRFRATGSGKIVRRKAFKNHLLEHKTSNKKRKLSKMAVVNERDEENVRLMLPYL, from the coding sequence ATGCCTAAACTTAAAACTCGTAAAGCGGCGGCAAAGCGATTCCGCGCTACCGGCAGCGGCAAAATCGTGCGTCGTAAAGCTTTCAAAAACCACCTGCTCGAACACAAAACCTCTAATAAAAAGCGCAAGCTTTCCAAAATGGCAGTTGTTAACGAGCGCGATGAAGAAAATGTACGCTTGATGCTCCCTTATTTGTAA
- the rplT gene encoding 50S ribosomal protein L20 produces the protein MTRVKRGNVARKRRKKILKLAKGFRGSHSSLFRTANQQVMKALRNAYRDRKKRKRDFRRLWITRINAAVRQHGMSYSQFIGNLKKANIQLNRKMLAQMAVLDPSGFSKVAELASQAKS, from the coding sequence ATGACAAGGGTAAAACGCGGTAACGTTGCTCGCAAACGCCGCAAAAAGATTCTCAAACTCGCTAAAGGTTTTCGCGGTTCTCACTCATCTCTGTTTAGAACTGCCAACCAACAAGTAATGAAAGCGCTGCGGAATGCTTATCGCGATCGCAAAAAACGCAAGCGTGACTTCCGCCGCCTTTGGATCACCCGTATCAATGCTGCTGTTCGCCAACATGGTATGAGTTACAGCCAATTCATCGGCAATCTCAAGAAAGCCAACATCCAACTTAATCGTAAAATGTTGGCTCAAATGGCAGTTCTCGATCCAAGTGGTTTCAGCAAAGTTGCTGAATTGGCAAGCCAAGCTAAATCATAA
- a CDS encoding transporter substrate-binding domain-containing protein: MRCTRNRILVFLLTFAFCLLPFNVSSTAAELSEIQRRGYLTVAVKDNLPPLGFRDAGGNLQGLEIDLAKALASDLLGKPNAVKLQPVANRDRLSKVLDNKVDIAIARVTATESRARLVSFSLPYYFDGTRLITKDSSVQRLSNLAKQKIAVLEHSSTIATIRYYVPQAELVGVKSYHQARSLLESNGAIAFAADGSVLSGWVQQYPQYRLLSTKLSTEPLSVVMPKGLQYDPLRREINSAIARYLEAGWLQQRAQYWGLPSSELKITSDVNQNGKQKSYYRNRPQMDTDKHR, translated from the coding sequence ATGCGATGTACCCGCAATAGGATACTTGTTTTTCTGCTTACTTTTGCCTTTTGCCTTTTACCTTTTAATGTTTCCAGTACTGCCGCAGAACTGTCAGAAATTCAGCGGCGGGGCTATTTAACTGTTGCTGTTAAAGATAATTTGCCTCCACTGGGATTTAGAGATGCGGGCGGTAATCTACAAGGTTTAGAAATTGATTTAGCAAAAGCCTTGGCAAGTGATTTGCTCGGCAAGCCCAATGCTGTGAAATTGCAGCCTGTAGCAAATCGCGATCGCCTCTCAAAAGTATTAGACAATAAAGTTGACATTGCCATCGCTAGAGTTACCGCTACAGAGTCACGCGCTCGCTTAGTGAGTTTCAGTCTGCCTTATTACTTTGATGGAACCAGATTAATCACAAAAGATAGCTCTGTACAGCGATTAAGTAACTTGGCAAAGCAAAAGATTGCTGTTCTCGAACACTCCAGCACGATCGCCACAATCAGGTACTATGTGCCACAAGCAGAATTAGTGGGTGTGAAGTCTTATCACCAGGCGCGATCGCTCTTAGAAAGTAATGGAGCAATTGCTTTTGCTGCCGATGGTAGCGTCTTGAGTGGTTGGGTGCAACAATATCCTCAATATCGGCTGCTCTCTACCAAATTATCAACCGAACCCTTATCTGTAGTTATGCCCAAGGGATTGCAGTACGATCCACTGCGACGAGAGATAAATAGCGCGATCGCTCGTTATTTAGAAGCAGGTTGGCTTCAGCAACGCGCTCAATATTGGGGTTTGCCATCGTCAGAGTTAAAAATTACGTCTGATGTGAATCAAAATGGCAAGCAAAAATCATATTATAGAAATCGACCACAGATGGACACAGATAAACACAGATAA
- a CDS encoding SDR family oxidoreductase, whose product MNSQKVAIITAASRSIGAGCARELAVRGYKVSLLARSESVFELASELGGIATQGSITNFQDLQQLVETTLAKFGRIDAVVNSFGDPPRPDLLSISDEMWIENFEMLFLSVVRIARLVTEPMRQQGGGVIVNISASDSHEPALGTPFSGTLRAAMEGFTKLYAKRYKADRIRMISVAPFFVADSLEELEGWNVPTDMMFNRPATYAEFAKIVAFLISDDAKFITGTTLKVDEAYSAGI is encoded by the coding sequence ATGAATTCACAAAAAGTTGCGATTATTACGGCTGCAAGTCGGAGCATCGGAGCAGGTTGTGCGCGAGAGTTAGCTGTACGGGGCTACAAGGTTTCACTCTTGGCACGAAGTGAAAGTGTATTTGAGTTAGCTTCAGAGTTAGGCGGTATAGCTACTCAGGGTTCCATTACAAATTTCCAAGATTTGCAGCAATTAGTAGAGACAACACTAGCAAAATTCGGTCGCATTGATGCAGTAGTAAATAGTTTTGGAGATCCACCCCGCCCAGATTTACTGTCAATTTCCGATGAAATGTGGATAGAGAATTTTGAAATGCTGTTCTTGAGCGTTGTTCGGATCGCAAGGCTGGTTACAGAACCAATGCGCCAACAAGGGGGCGGGGTGATTGTTAATATCTCTGCATCTGATTCTCATGAGCCAGCATTAGGAACACCATTTAGTGGCACACTCCGCGCTGCGATGGAAGGATTTACAAAACTATATGCCAAGCGTTACAAAGCCGATAGAATTCGGATGATTTCTGTGGCTCCCTTCTTTGTGGCAGACAGCCTCGAAGAACTTGAAGGATGGAATGTGCCAACCGACATGATGTTTAATCGCCCTGCAACCTATGCTGAGTTTGCTAAAATAGTTGCTTTTTTGATTTCTGACGATGCGAAATTCATTACGGGTACAACTCTCAAAGTTGATGAGGCATATTCAGCAGGTATTTAG
- a CDS encoding tetratricopeptide repeat protein produces MDSNLAVIYLSILVGLLLFTFINVFRQIFKTRKLESSFSKLRKKLTKEQGTAQEYYELGSIYTEKKVYSQAITLFQKALKAAEEEGEENIAAIYNGLGYAYFAQEQYDLAIRNYKEALKAKPDYVTALNNIAHAYEKKKLNVQALQSYEEALKYDPKNSTAKRRAESLRRLVSA; encoded by the coding sequence ATGGATAGTAATTTAGCGGTTATTTATCTCTCAATTTTGGTGGGTTTGCTCTTATTCACCTTTATCAATGTTTTTCGTCAGATTTTCAAAACTCGCAAGCTAGAAAGCTCTTTTTCAAAGTTGCGAAAAAAACTGACAAAAGAACAGGGTACGGCTCAAGAGTATTACGAATTGGGTAGTATCTATACTGAAAAAAAAGTTTACTCTCAGGCTATAACCCTTTTTCAAAAAGCTCTCAAAGCTGCGGAAGAAGAGGGAGAAGAAAATATCGCTGCCATTTACAATGGGCTGGGTTACGCTTACTTTGCTCAAGAACAGTATGATTTAGCAATTCGTAATTACAAAGAAGCACTGAAAGCCAAACCTGATTATGTAACAGCACTGAATAATATTGCTCATGCCTACGAGAAGAAAAAATTAAACGTTCAGGCATTGCAAAGTTACGAAGAAGCACTTAAATACGATCCAAAAAACTCCACAGCCAAACGTCGGGCTGAATCTTTGCGTCGCTTGGTGTCTGCATAA
- a CDS encoding NACHT domain-containing protein: MALVERKKPDKRNDDDNPASSRLYQPEYKEREKFEYKEFLSKVLKSQHSHKIAIIGEPGAGKTTLLQRIAFWILDETQNLPIFIRLGNLGNPAPKFQDVRNHWLEDVLGSEAHKRKAEFEKLLSDGKVWLLLDGVDEMATYEHPLSCIDRWIPTCYQTCRVVLTCRLNTWEANPYALNGYQTYRTLQFSQEKVEGFIKACFENPNDAQKLQQALNQPGKERIKDLVKNPLRLMLLCSTWHLHDGKLPDTKAELYQMYVEEFYCWKQDEFPTTSQQRKQLNAKLAELALKAIDEKEKRFCLQKKFIEDVFVDASLFDLAVNKLAWLNQVGVDANNPNPNNPVYAFYHSTFQEYFAALAIDDWDFFLPRTHNNNNLKPVPERYRIFEPQWREVILLWFGRQNILPEEKEAFIKKLVGFQDECENFYYYQAYFIAAASIAEFNCRYSDKIVKQIIQWSFEDSESETYCWENDPLQKQATEIIHETDTTKAANFLIERIQANPLENLSKSDVNALQDALLHAQDTLENLSNLQIADSEESIDSKLTNQCKIISQILALIINRDRLCCRISKILSHIAPRNSINIIFLEKILKEDIYKFEFEDLQWIRFSAARILLKIYPNSSLAIKVLIELLISNCKFNKKNHKSSFLNIEVKFFLEQIDTSKSDIINPLLQLLYSEQDIKIYSEAAEIIGKIAFNNSTAIKALTKLIKSCQDEDKRFTIALCLGNINPNNSEFIHVIVNTLSSLNPIKCYLIIEHIVRKNTFINQEISCALTKFIKDVHNYLDFLYITKEEKQRNTNYHESNDTELLQEACAFAVEFISENATKNIIDISTFEKLLDTIQHDWYLIIIAKCLWQLHPKHKKAKEIFNRFLNSPDSMTRLEAAHYLLMVAPNDPQAVVTLVELLRDEHNCNVIDILGSDFYKKDNPEIIWNLEELLKHQDEVTRSLAAQSLIRINFSEKATNILIELLNSQKQYSTALYDLQWSLKKNDLIDSKLLIRLIKNLIGILQSNQNDYSVQSAADLIISTCPKVLFADVIKSLKQFLEKSVAKSDPALYQNCYRVIWHCAQNMTYPDFYQAWHQGEEVRTDLSQTLNQVDLPNILKKAIANNPHLNQTTHLIYINNPVPEIYDKMLDWECPEWERGIPETIATLKLYYNSLKRKSSKSLVLVFDESQSTNQKWSDSFFHDLSKFDETVCVISNNLKDNIPLKLFTPNQSVEDVLAWLG, translated from the coding sequence TTGGCATTAGTTGAACGCAAAAAGCCAGATAAACGCAATGACGATGATAACCCTGCATCTTCGCGGTTATATCAACCAGAATACAAAGAACGGGAGAAGTTTGAGTACAAAGAATTTCTTAGCAAAGTTCTAAAATCACAGCACAGCCACAAAATTGCCATTATTGGCGAACCAGGCGCAGGTAAAACGACGCTGTTGCAACGCATCGCCTTTTGGATCTTGGATGAAACTCAAAATTTACCAATTTTTATACGCTTGGGTAATTTAGGCAATCCTGCACCAAAGTTCCAGGATGTTCGCAATCATTGGTTGGAGGATGTTTTAGGTAGCGAAGCACACAAGAGAAAAGCTGAATTTGAAAAGTTGTTGAGTGATGGTAAGGTGTGGCTGCTGCTGGATGGTGTAGATGAAATGGCAACTTACGAACATCCTCTGAGTTGTATTGATAGATGGATACCAACTTGCTATCAGACTTGTCGCGTTGTTTTAACTTGTCGGCTCAATACCTGGGAAGCAAATCCTTATGCACTCAATGGCTATCAAACCTACCGTACATTGCAGTTTAGCCAAGAGAAAGTTGAGGGGTTTATCAAGGCTTGTTTTGAAAACCCCAACGATGCACAAAAATTGCAGCAGGCGTTAAATCAACCAGGGAAAGAACGGATTAAAGATTTAGTTAAAAATCCTTTGCGGTTGATGCTGTTGTGTTCCACTTGGCATTTACACGATGGTAAGTTACCCGATACCAAAGCAGAACTTTATCAAATGTATGTGGAGGAATTTTATTGTTGGAAACAAGATGAATTTCCCACAACATCCCAACAAAGAAAGCAACTGAACGCCAAGCTGGCAGAGTTGGCACTAAAGGCAATTGATGAGAAAGAGAAGCGATTTTGTTTGCAAAAGAAATTTATTGAAGATGTATTTGTTGATGCTTCGCTGTTTGATTTGGCAGTTAACAAGCTTGCTTGGTTAAATCAAGTTGGAGTTGATGCAAATAATCCAAACCCGAATAATCCTGTTTATGCTTTTTATCATTCCACGTTTCAGGAATATTTTGCAGCGTTAGCAATTGATGATTGGGATTTTTTTCTACCTCGCACTCATAATAATAACAATCTTAAGCCAGTTCCAGAAAGATATCGCATTTTTGAACCACAGTGGAGAGAAGTTATTTTACTTTGGTTTGGACGTCAAAATATCTTGCCAGAAGAGAAAGAAGCTTTTATTAAAAAATTAGTAGGTTTTCAAGATGAATGTGAAAATTTTTATTATTATCAAGCGTATTTTATAGCAGCAGCATCTATAGCAGAGTTCAATTGTAGATATTCAGACAAAATTGTAAAACAAATTATTCAATGGAGCTTTGAAGATTCAGAATCTGAAACTTATTGTTGGGAAAACGATCCTTTACAAAAACAAGCTACAGAAATCATACACGAAACTGATACTACTAAAGCAGCTAATTTCTTAATTGAACGAATACAAGCTAATCCATTAGAAAATTTGTCTAAGTCAGATGTTAATGCTTTACAAGATGCATTGCTCCATGCTCAAGATACATTAGAAAATTTATCTAATCTACAAATTGCAGATAGTGAAGAGAGTATTGATTCAAAATTGACTAATCAATGCAAGATTATATCTCAGATATTAGCTTTAATTATTAATCGTGATAGATTGTGTTGCAGAATCAGTAAGATTTTAAGCCATATTGCTCCACGCAATTCAATAAATATTATATTTTTAGAAAAGATTTTAAAAGAAGATATATATAAATTTGAGTTTGAGGATTTGCAATGGATTCGTTTTTCTGCTGCTCGAATTTTATTAAAAATTTATCCTAACAGTTCACTTGCTATTAAAGTTTTGATTGAATTGTTGATTTCCAACTGTAAATTTAATAAGAAAAATCATAAATCCTCGTTTTTGAATATAGAGGTGAAATTTTTTTTGGAACAAATAGATACTAGCAAGTCTGATATCATCAACCCCCTACTTCAATTACTTTATTCTGAGCAAGACATTAAAATTTATAGCGAAGCCGCAGAAATTATAGGAAAGATTGCTTTTAATAACTCAACAGCCATCAAGGCTTTAACAAAGCTAATAAAATCTTGTCAAGACGAAGATAAGAGGTTTACAATTGCTCTATGTTTAGGCAACATTAATCCTAATAATTCAGAATTTATTCACGTTATAGTTAATACACTTAGTAGCTTAAATCCAATAAAGTGTTATTTAATTATTGAACACATCGTAAGAAAAAATACTTTTATAAATCAAGAAATAAGTTGCGCTCTCACTAAATTCATAAAAGATGTACATAACTACTTGGATTTTTTATATATAACAAAGGAAGAGAAACAACGTAATACTAATTATCATGAGAGTAATGATACTGAGCTTTTACAGGAAGCCTGTGCATTTGCTGTTGAGTTTATATCAGAAAACGCAACTAAAAATATTATAGATATTTCTACTTTTGAAAAACTACTTGATACTATTCAGCATGATTGGTATCTTATAATAATAGCCAAATGTTTATGGCAACTTCATCCTAAGCACAAAAAAGCAAAGGAAATTTTTAATAGGTTTTTAAACAGCCCAGATTCTATGACTCGCTTAGAGGCAGCTCACTACCTACTTATGGTTGCTCCAAATGATCCTCAAGCTGTAGTTACTCTTGTAGAATTACTGCGCGACGAACATAATTGTAATGTTATTGATATTTTGGGTTCTGATTTTTATAAAAAGGATAATCCAGAGATTATTTGGAATCTTGAAGAATTACTTAAGCACCAAGATGAAGTTACACGTAGCTTGGCTGCTCAAAGTCTGATAAGAATCAATTTTAGTGAGAAAGCAACTAATATTTTAATTGAGTTACTTAATAGTCAAAAGCAATATTCCACTGCTCTTTATGATTTACAATGGAGCCTAAAGAAAAATGATTTAATTGATTCTAAGCTTTTAATTCGGCTTATAAAAAATTTGATTGGGATTTTACAATCCAACCAAAATGATTACTCTGTGCAAAGTGCTGCTGATTTAATAATTAGTACTTGTCCGAAAGTTTTATTTGCAGATGTGATTAAATCTCTAAAACAATTTTTAGAAAAATCAGTAGCTAAGAGTGATCCTGCCCTTTATCAAAACTGTTATAGAGTCATCTGGCATTGCGCCCAAAATATGACCTATCCTGACTTTTATCAAGCTTGGCATCAAGGAGAGGAAGTGAGAACTGATTTAAGTCAAACCCTTAACCAGGTTGATTTACCTAACATTTTGAAAAAAGCGATCGCTAATAACCCCCACCTCAATCAAACCACCCACCTCATCTACATTAACAACCCCGTTCCCGAAATTTACGACAAGATGCTTGACTGGGAATGTCCAGAGTGGGAAAGAGGAATCCCAGAAACAATTGCAACGCTGAAACTTTATTACAATTCCTTAAAACGTAAAAGCAGTAAAAGCTTGGTGTTGGTGTTTGACGAAAGCCAATCAACAAATCAAAAATGGAGCGATTCTTTCTTTCACGACCTCAGTAAATTTGACGAGACAGTTTGTGTCATCAGCAACAACCTAAAAGATAATATTCCGTTAAAATTATTTACTCCTAACCAATCAGTTGAAGATGTATTGGCATGGCTTGGATAA